The window AAGAGGGTGGAGTCATCAGAACACGTGTACGATGCGAGCAGGGCCCCCGCATCTGTTCCTGGAAAAGTATGGCTGGGGTAATAGACGAAGCGAGACGGTCGATCTGTAATGCTCTTTCCTCCCCTGATACCCTCTTTCTCCCAAAAGCGTTCCCGAAAACTGAGGATGACTTTAGTTGAGCTGGCGTAGTGAACTGAGCGCAGGGCTTCCATTTTGTCTCCAGAAAGCGGCGGCTGGAAGTCAATGAAGAGCGCAGCCTTGGCCGTGGCAGTGACTATAGCATAGTCCGCCGTCAGGTTGGTCAAAGAATCTGGTGTACGCTGGTCCTGGTATGTGACTATCACATTTCTGCCTCCTAATTGGTTGATGATTTTGACTTTGGAGTTGAGGAAGGTCGTGGCATTTAATATATTGTAGAAAGTTGTTGTGAGGTGGTCAAAGCCATCAGTCACTTCAAAATACCTGCAAAAGCAtccagagtaaaaaaaacaaacaagaatatTTGTAATGCCCTGCTAAATATCAAAAGTCAGAAAGACAAATAATCTTTACATTTAGGTATACGTAAAATATTACGATTAGatatgaaatattttcttaCTCAGTGTTGTCATTGATGTCCGACTGAAGATACAAAGTTTCCACCATGGATGTGTAAAAAAGGCTGTTTTCATTTAGGATGTCTCCGATCATCCGCAATGCACCCTGACTCAGATTCCCCTCTTTCACCAAGTATTCCTATtgacaaatatttcaaataacaatataataataataggagTCATTGCATTCGAAACGTTGTTTAATTACACAACCAGTACATGTTCCTCACTTTGACTGTATAGGAATCATACTTGTCCAACATTGCATTGCAGCCACTTGTCTTCAGATCTTCTCGTACCTATGCAAAGATTGTAACATTGCCACTTTAAAACACATTGAGTGGTGAGTTGTCACCCCACATCAGATTCCAATGGATAACTGccaaataatgataataataataatggcgtAATTAACTTTCATAAAGCTTAGAGACCCTACAAACCTTCCACAGTGTGTCACTGAAGAGTTGTGCAGCTGACTTCCCCCTTTCACTTTCATTTAGTGTGTAGTTAAACACATCATAGTTGTTCTCCACTGTAGAGGTTTTATGAAGTTTTCCATTTAGCAAAAAGTAGGTGTTCAAGTCATCTTGGATGAAACGATTTAAGGGTATGTGTAATTTGGAGGCAACAGAGAGTAAAATCCTGTGGAAAAATACATCATGTTatagtggggggaaaaagaacaCATGAATATCTACAAAAATGCTATCACTTTTTGTTCCTGATTTCAACAACCACATTTCCTGTATCCccctccgttttttttttcctcgtgtaTTGGTGATCTTTGTTATTAAgtgtacaacaacaacaaaaatgtgttaaatagtaAAAGCCAAAGTTTGAGAAATATAATGTCAATTGAAATTATACATACTGAAACATGCATGAGCACTACGAAAAAGCACCAAGGAGACTCAAAAAGtgtataaaaaatgacagcactcACTTTTGAAAGCTGGGTATCCTCATGGGACCCAACTCTGCATACCAGCCTTCCTGGGAGTTCCTGAAGGTCTCAACACGTCCTCCTATCCGGTGACTAGCTTCTATTATAGTGACCTTAAAGTGCATCAGGTCATCGTCAGTAAACTCCCAACGTCTTTTGGTCAAAAAGAGCTCGCTCACTTTACCTTATGACCGGCATCTTTCAAAAACTTGGCAGCAGTTAGTCCTGCAATACCCCCACCAATTATTGCAACATGTTGAGGATTCTTTGTGGCAGGGAGTCCTCTCTCCACAATATCTAGCAGCTCGTTGTAGTCTTTGTCTTGAAGGCATTCAAACAGGGGGTCTACAGTGATCCCATTCACTACAAACACCACCACTCCCACGAGAACTATAGGAACTGATGCAGAGTGTCAATTTTTGTTGAAGGTAATGCAGTGAAAACTGCAACCAAAAAGacttatatttacattttaaagctTTGAGAAAGGATTAAGGTATCGTGTGTCTGTAACTAATGACTTAGATGTAAACAATTTTGCAAGAAATTTaagtttaaaatataaatatacacttatttattatttagagTACTTACTAAATTTCCACAGTGAAATGTTAGTGATCATCTTGGAAATGGAAGTCCACAGTCTAGTTGTTTTGTTATGGTCAGCGGAAAGTGAAGCCTGTAGTTACGATCATATTTAGTTTTGGggtaaataacaaaaataaatgacaataagTTCATAAGCCACTCTCAACTCACAAGCCAAACAATTCAGTTTATATTTAACTCACCTTTAACAAAGGTACAGTCTCACAAGATGTTGTCCACCTATTCATGACCAAGTTCACCTCCTGTGCTTGCCTCTTAATGCAATTAAACTCTAAATGAAGGCAACCTAAAAAACCTAGATGTTGGATCTGTAGGAAAATGCGTATATTAATGGGAGACCTTGCGACTTCAAAGGTCTTCCTGAAAAATGTTCCCACACCAGCTCAAGAGTCAATCACACTGAACTAATAAGATTAGTGAGGTTATACTAGACAGCGCAGTTCCTCCATCTTCACTCATTTTTATTACCTATGTGGCACTACCAGCGAGCAGGCCTAAACACCCAGGGAAGGAGAGTACCCCATCCGGAGGGGGCGGCATCCCCCTGCCAACAGCCAAGAAAGGCTCCCGTAGAGAAGGAGGCTATAATGATggacagatttttttgtatctctATAGTCCTTCTATATTCTGCCTGTTTTTCCTTACTCTCTGccccctaaaccaggggtggcgaacaagttggacacaaagagccaaattttaaactgtgggaGTCCAAGAGCCACACCACAtagtgacctgccaaaacagacaatTTAAATACACAACTAAAACCATATTACTCACCATAATACTTTcttcccctttaaaaaaatcaaatgtgttcatttcaaggtaagtgTCCACCCTCAACACACACCTCAAATGCAATTTAGCCagagtatatacaaaatatcatAAGAAGCAATTtctaagaaggaaaaaaaggaaaagaggagaagaccttgcatttttttaaacgcgATAATCCCAGATTACACGCACAAATAATTACAACATCAGGGCAGTGTAGAGAAAGGATCCTGGCATTAAAATGGCTAGTCGGTAGTCCAGATATTTCACTTACAGATATATAAGATCGATTTGTCTAGTTTTTATTAGTAGTAGTTcaactaaaattgggtaaaaatgATTGACAGTGTTTGTGCGGGAGGGGCGTTTCGCTTTCAATATGACGTCACGTTCGCGGAAGTAAACAGCTCACGAGACGTTTTGTTGATTGAAAGCTTGAAACAGCTGGCTGGGAATTGCTCGATTTTAATGATGCTACTATTCACTAAGGTAAGGTTTCTTTGTGCCATTTTGACCCATTCAACACGAAAAACACATTAATGTTACATCTTTTTACTCCCGACGATGTCGTCGTTTCGTTTGATCGACATCGCGAATACAAATGTGATTATGAATGAAGTATAAACCTTATATTTGCTCACTTGCGACAAATAGACAACTAATAcagattttaaatataatttgtgGCATCACACGTCACTGGTAATACGTAGGACGAAATGTTGCGATTTGATCTGTAATTGAATTAAATcggatgcttttattgtcatcatacaaggTTAGTGAGATTTACAGCTTCACCACGAAGTCCACAAATAACCACAACAAACCATCAGACAAatgataaatcaataattactaacaataaataatacataatcaataaggCGGTGGGCGTCTATTCCAAACTAAATAGATCGGACATCTAACCACGTATGTGTCCTGCAAGAGTTTAATAAAAATCACaatatttccataaaaggtTGAAGAAATACACTGGTAAAAGTGAATGTATTCTTATTATGATCTGATTCACTGTAATTAAAAAGCTATTTTGGGATCTAAGGAACTAATTTTACCTTTTGCTTTTTAGGTCTAATGCATATATGTGACTAGTCCCCAACAGTGTCATGGCTGAGATGCTGGGACAGAGGTGTTTATTTGGCCTTGGTGTCCTCTTGGCCTGGCTTGTTCTTTTCCATCTGCTTGTTAATATCTGGCTGTTGTGCGTGTTCACCAGTCTGCTGGTGGTACTTGGGGGCTGGTTAGGCTCACAGGCTATCTTGGAATCCAACCATGTAATTCACCTGGAGAGATTTATCACTCTAGAAAAGGTAAGCCATTACTTACAAAGCCATTTACAGGTGTAGGAAAATAGAGGGTGCCCTATCTCCCAATTTTGCACACCATTTACTAGAGTAGGAACCCATTCACTGTTTGGTTGAACTCAACTATTATATGTTGTACCATCGATGTCATTGCACTCATTTTCAGATTCATTCCTCTATGGAGGATGAACATGATCTGGACCAAGAAATCCACAATTCAGTGAGGAAGATTATCAGGGATTTTGTTTCCTCCTGGTACTCGACTGTGTCCTCTGAAAGTGGCTTTGAAAAAGAAGTTGAAGATGCCATGATTTCCATGTTCATGGAATTGAAGAGCCGTGCAAAGCAATTGGACCGAAAGGTAGAAATTTTGTAAGATATGCTGAAGATGTGGTTGTCTTTGTGCAAAAATGTGCATCTTGTGCAAACGTATTATTAAAATGCATTTCTTAAAGACATTTATTACCCAAATTCAAATGAGAAATAAACCTTGTGGTGGTAAacctaaataaatacacaacacAGTGATTTACAAATGACATTCGGCCTATATTTAATTGAATACACcacgtttattttatttatctgcATGCAATTTTGTGATGGTGAAATTTATGGATAGAATTGGCCTTCcactttttgtgtctttttctgTACTTTTACAGAAACTAACCCAGAGGGTCTTGGAAATGTTTGGCTGCCATCTGCAGGACTATCTTCGAGCTAAGGAGCTGGTTGCACAGCAACAATTGTCTCCAACTACAAAAGGGAATGATGAGAGGAGAAAGATGTGGTTGGCATATTCCAAAGTGACTACACCTCACTGTGTTATGACCAGTGAGACAGTGCAAGTCAATTACACCAGAGCACTAGTGGACTTATTGCTGCACATTTTAGTGCCCACCCCTCACTTAGAAACGGGCACAGGGCGATTTGTTGTGAGAGAGCTCATAACCTGCAATGTTCTCCTCCCTCTTTTTGACAAATTGTCTGACACTGACTGGCTAAATCTTTTCTTGATAGACATAATTGGCAGTTCTAATAAATACAAGGAAATGAGTGGAGAAGATAATGTGGATTTGTCCTTACCACTTCCCAGTGTAGAACTAGAGTTGAGTCTCCCGCAAGAGACCACATACAAGTACCAAAACAACGCGGATGTCCTTCATCCAGATGCTCAAATAGAAAGTGAAAATGATGTTGGCATGGTCATTCCTCAACACTCAATGCACGATGTTGAACATTCAGTGGTTGACAGTCAGCAGAATAACATTGAAGAAGAGACAAGTCAGACCTTAGGAAATTCTCCATGTGGAATAAATTTGAATCTATTTTACCAAGAAAATGATTCTGACTTGGATTCTCCATCAGTGGACTACAGGGGGGGTTCCATTGACTCTCTGGTCATGATAGGACAAGAGGATGGTTTGTATGACCAACAGAAAGAATGTGGAAGCGAGTGCAGTAATGGTAATGATCTGAAGCTTCTTTGTCTCGATCAATTCGATGCCTCCTGTCCTGCAGTTTCTGTGAATTCAGAGACGTATGGGCCTACAAATGGCTCACTGGAAAAAGCAACAGGAGGCACTCCCATGATGAGCCAGGAGAACTTGGAGAGTGAAAGTAGCCTCCCTTCAGTAAACCAAGCGACTGGGCTTCCTTTGGTTGTTGAACCAATTGGGAGCGCAAATGATTTGACTGTCATGAGCCCATTGCATTGCACTTCCCCATTGACTCCATTCAGTTTTGAGCCACTAAGTAGCCCTGATGGACCAATCATTATCCAAAACCTTCGCATCACTGGCACTATTACAGCTAAAGAACACAGAGGAACCGGCTCACATCCGTACACTCTTTACACAATCAAGGTAAGATCTGTACTATTCAGTCTTTCAACCATAAATGCtcctaaaattaggtaaaatatgtacaaatatgtttttctctctgtctaCCGACAGCCTAgcttatgttatttattttaaactgtaGTTGAAAAACTGTgattctccattttactattgttacctTAACGTATGCTTGTTCTTGGTTTATGATGAAAGAAAAAACtgtcctcccaaaaatgtgacttatacttcAGTACgtactatattttttttcatcttcattgtctATTCTTTGGCTGGTACTACTTATAATCAATTGCAATTAACTATccgaaaaatacattaaatctaTCCACGTCATCGCTTTTGTATTTATAAACATGTACGAACTTCCCTAAAACAGTATATAGAACACAATCACTATgttgaaatctttttttccccccatggcTTTCAGTATGAGACAGCAATGAGCTGTGAGAACCTTGGACATATCAATCCAAACTCAGAGGATGGGGACACATTGCACTCAGGTTTTGAAAGTCCATCTACGGCACAACCAGTGGCCTATCATATGGTCAACAGACGTTATAGTGAATTTCTTAACTTACAAGCACGAGTGGAAGAGAGAACTGAACTAAAGAAACTCATTAAAGGTAGGTTTGGAAGAGTATCCCATCATAAAATATacctattgatttaaaaaaaaaatcagctaccATGCGTTTGTGTACTTGAATCCATATTTTACTTATGAATTGtgatgttttgatttgaaggtgTCAAAGGGCCAAAGAAAATTTTCCCAGACATGCCCTTTGGAAACATGGACAGTGATAGGATAGAGGCCAGAAAAGGAATGCTGGAGACCTTTCTAAAGGTGTGTTATGTTTTTATGACTATATTTTTGCGCAATATGGAAGTTACTTGTCGAATTACAACCGTTTTTATGACCCTTCTGCAGCATCTTTGTGCCATTCCTGAAATAGCCAACAGTGAGCAGATGCAGGAGTTTCTGGCTCTAAATACAGATGCTCGGATTGCCTTTGTCAAGAAACCTTTTATAGTTTCACGCATTGACAAGGTTTGTTGGCGGTCATTCACTACAATGCATTTGAATAAAATTAACACCTCTTTATGAAGTTAATGAGGAGTGTAGTATTTTCAACACTTTGTAAAACCCAGACTTTTGTTTACCACAGTAGACTTGGGAGACCAATGCAAACATAACATGCACAACAACAAAGGTTTTCACACTACAACATAGAAACTTATGATTTCTACACTGCTAGACAGTTTGATTAATCAACTTAGTGTCTTAGTATTTGGAGCACCCACCAAAAATGAGCATTGTTTTGGTGTTGAAATATTTATGGACCTGTCTGTACTTGCATATCGTCAAATTTATTATATGTATTGTTCTGCTGTACAATATAGAAACAAGAGAGTACAATAAATTTACACATTGCTAAAATTGCTAAGCACCTTTTAGTTTGTCATCAATCATATAAATCATCGTAAATCAATGTTCTGCATTACTTTTAATATTGTATATTTCTGCAGATTGTGGTGAATGCAATTGTGGACACACTGAAGACAGCATTTCCTCGTTCAGAACCTCAGAGCCCAACTGAGGAAAATGAGGGCGAGGTGGATGGGGGAAAAGTGATTactgacaaaaaaagcaagTATGTTATCAGCGTAAAACATATCAAAGTGCAATTACCTACATTACAATGGACAGAATTTATGAGTCTATTTCTgtccatgttgttgtttttcagtgTACCATTCAAAATGTGATTGAGCTTTTGAGGGCAATTTCCTATTTCTTTAGGGATTTTAACAATTTAAGACGAGTCTTTGATTGAATACCTAATAATAGGAGTTTTAGAAACTAACGAAACATTCAACCAGGTCTAAATTGGTATAAACCAGCTCTAAAATGTTTGCATGACAAGCCATTGCTACACGTGAGGGTTGCTGTCATCTATTACTAGCCCATTTAAAACGCCATATACATGTGACCTAATGTTAAAagtagaatttttattttaactctaCAAATTATTTATTGTGTGAACTTAACAAAGCTTGCATGCTTtgtcccttttttgttttatgtcaaCAGACACCATGCAATTCTAAAAGTTGCATGCTGTTTTGTTCATAAACAACAGTGAAAATATTACCAACAAATTTCTTTCTGCTTTGTCTCAGGTCCCGCCTGAAATTCTCCAGTAAAAACATCCAATTTTTAAATGGCTCAGATATTGGACAACCTGTGTTGTTCAGCTTGGAGCAAACCAATACTGTAAGTTAATTAATTTACCCCTCTTTGTCAATGGGAGGCTTTACAGTTTTCATTACTTGGTTAAAGTCTTACATCTACTGTGAAGGTTGTATCTTTTACTTACAGATGTTTAATGGGATGTCTTTAGAGGATCTGCAAAATTTTATTTATAAACAAGAGAATCTGTCTGTCACATCAACGCCAAACTGTGCAGATAGTCCAATTGTTCCACAATACGGACATTGCCAGCAAGATGGTACGATTGGAAAAGAAAGTCAAGGACATGGTGAGGAAGAAGAGAGTGTGCCACTTGAAGGAGTTTATGCTGTCGCTCTTATGACTGgtgaatgtgagtgtgtgtgtaaacagggtgttccaaaatgtttgaccccatttcgcaGGCCAAtcataacaaactaatttaaatgaacttggatgatgatacagaaacactcaaaaataagtttaatctaaccttacattaaacttaattgtaattttgtttgaaatttgtatcccttttttctcccgggttggctctatttgccccgcctccaccctgactttcagatgccgtttttaaaaggaacctatcgagggttgtttgcttttgtcttcccttcaaaataatcccaaaatgatgcacacaaatgtcctcatgataggataacgcacgaccacttgccaacgggaagtagtatactcccctcgtattggcgagcaagctccgccacgcgtacaccattctgcattgactaacggggggaaaaaacactgaaaaaaatgctacgCTGTCCCAAATGCTcttagagacatttacacgagggagttgcggggagaaagacagtgcccattatGTTTTCATAAGCAGACTCGCGtaggctgtatgctcgtatatgaaaatttgtctcgtatctcaaggtaaatatttgttcgaagttttactcatatctcaagttgctcgtatgtcggggcactcgtatgtcaaggtattactgtactgcatGATTATCAAACCTATTAAGATATAATGGCatgctaaatatatattttgtcataTTTGACTTGTGCGTCATTTTTAATCTCTAATTTTCTGTGCAGCTGGCACAGAGGCAGTGGGCATGGAATTGACAGACATAGCATTGAACATCCTGTGTGTGGTCTTGAGAGAGCAGTGGAGCTGGCTGTGTACTGAGAATATTCAAAGGACCATCAGGCTGCTGTTTGGGACACTAATTGACAGGTAATATTTATGTactgtagtgtagtgtagtgttgATAGGATAGCTCAAAAGAGAATAGGCTAACAAAGCAAGAAGCTTTGTAAAACTGTTTAAATTTCTCCTCGTTGGCTGAAGatgaattgttttatttattttgaatgtgAAGTGGTCTCAGGATGTTCCTGTTATTTTGCGCACAAGCATCTCTTACGTAAATGTTTGCTGAGTACGGAGACCTTAATTATGACGAGAACTAAAAGTGTACATATTTCATAGAAGTTAGGTCCAGTTGAGGTCACAGCTCAGCGTCTTTCTGGTACAGCAGTATGATAAACTTGTCACTTCTTGCCAGAGactttttatttcagttttttccgAAACCTTTTACTTGGTGCTTTAAGTAACCTTTTTATTCTGGGTGGCAACTGTCTGTTTCCACCACTCACATGATAAATCTCAATGTGAAAGAGGTCAGACCTCATTGAAAGGTCAGTGTCCCCCAGAAACATCCAGCCTATGAAACGTACTCATCACAAGACCTTAAGTCCAACAGTTATGCAAAAGGATTTGAGGGGGGGTGAGTTGAGATCACCTGTAGTGCGAGACTATGCCAAGTGAGACTACTTTGCTGCACTTGAAGTTTCAAATCCGTATAGGAATGCAATGAGGCATTGGCTACATTTAAAATGGGTTGGCTGGTCGGACATAATTGTCTAGTTAGTCAAGTCAGGCACAATGACAAGGTCACAGCacattattttcaaatgtcagTTTGTCAACCTGTAGTGATAAGGAGTGGATTGGTGCCAAATTATTCTTGCATAATATTTCACCTTTTGTGttagtttcttttttcttaatacattACCACAAATTTATAGGTTTCTAAATCTAAATTATAGCCTAAACAGCTTGAGTGGTTTAAgtcttaaaatattttgtgttttccacTTTTAGTTGGCTGGATGTGAGTGTGGCCAATCTAACCAGTACCAGATACTGGGTCCATTACCTTCAGGTCATCCAGGAATCTGTTTGGCCAGGAGGAGTTTTGCCTGCATTGCCTCAAACAGAGCGAAGCCAGCAGGAGAAGGACAACACCAAAAAACAAGCCTTGTATTGTCTGATGAGACTACTGCCAGGTATACAAGCTGACTGACACTACATAAGGGGTGGCCTggtccggtctgttttccatatctccctccaccaacacatctggatcggtatcaagcttctggacagtttgctgatgagttgatcatttggtAAAGGAGGGagatattagattagaactttatttcatcccgtatttgagaaatttccttggttgcagtagcaagacagacacagaagacattgtagacctaggtaaggtatggaaaacagactggataagggctctcgaggaccggacttggccaccccacCACTACATGGTGGGAGCTCTTAATTGGGAACACTTAATTGGAGAACACTCTAAGAGGGACAAGAGTAGCTTTTATCAGAATCATCCCACAGGGGCACATGCACATAATCATCCCATTACCCATGTTTTgaataatgtaaaataataaagcaGCAATTTGAGTAGAcccattttgatgattttcctGGCTTTGTGTCCACAGATTTAATCACAGATTTGCTCAACTCAGACAAGTACAAATTCAGTTGGCAGATTGTTCTTGAGTCTTTCCAAGACCCTTACATTAATAGGTAAGCAATTGCCGTATTGATCACGTTTTAACGTTATCAAATATACTACTGCATTTAGATATATGCAAAAGGGTGTGGCATACCTTTGTCCCTCTCAATCTCAAtttcagaaaacatttttttttaaaatgtgtataaaCTGATGCAACTTAAGATACAAACAAATAGACCAAGTATATTCTTTCCCTGACACCGACAGTTCTCCATCATCTTAAGTTAGTGTTAACACTGTTGTGTTATCAAAAGCCCTTTACTCTCCTCATTTCTCTTAACAACATGAACATGATGCCAACAGCATTATGATATGGtccttgaaaaaatatatttgaacttCCCTTATATAGACCTCTCAATTGTGCCCCTCACACGTCACTGGCGTATTGACCACGCGGTAGCCTCACTAAGTCAACGTTATAAAGTAAATTTGACCCTCTACGCCGATTCTCGACTTGACTGACGTAGTACAGAACGAGAACTGCCATTTCCATCACTAATTCAATTTTCCGTTCTGTTTTATTAGACACTTGGTTTACGGCATTTGTGACCTTTTAGTTGAGTTCCTGGTTCCTGAATTACCAGAGCAAAGCTTTCAAAGGAGTTTACTACAGAGCCTCTCCAAAAATCCAGAAAAACTCTTGGCGTGAAGTAACAACCCATAACTGAGTTTTGTACATGATTTCCTTAACAATACACACCCAACCTTTTTCCCCCATTTGAAGATGTACACTAGAAATTTGGGTGTTCGACTTAACCTGAACCCACTCAGTTATAATTTGTAGTCATGACAGCAATGTATTGTACCACTTAAATagttggtaaaaaaaactgcaaatctcTTGTGACCTTGATCTGAAAGGCAAAGAGTGCTTAAAGTACAAAGTACTTAAATAAGCAAATTAAATTCAAACCTCTGGTAATGGATGAGCACAGCCAATACTGTGACTACTCTGGCACCAGTTGCACTTATACTATGGCAGTACATAAACGCTGATTTCAACATGTGTAAAAGGAAAAcactcaatttttttaatacttttctCCATCTGAGATTCAGGCAAAGCCCAAATCAAGTCAAATTTTGTTTGCATGACATTATCTGTCAatacaagtcttttttttacgaCTAAGTCAAGGCCAATGTCAGTATTGCTTGAATAATAGCAGTGTTATGTCAGCAGAACCTTGAACATTTCCTGATGGAAATCCTTTTTTTATGagaagtaaatgaatgaataatatatataaattatttacAGAATGTATCCTGTAAAGTACTAATGAATTTGGTTTAGAGAAACTGCACAGGCAGTTACAATTGTTATCCAAAGGATGGAGATGGATAACACTAACTCAAGTTTGAAGTTTAATCATTGTTTGTTGTGATATTTTATATTTCCTCATAGCAAATATGGGTCAGTGACAAAGTTGATGAGAAATGTGCCAGTAATGTCTTCTCCCTCTGGTGAAGTAATTTTGTCCCACTCATAACTGCTGTAATTTTAATGAAGTAAGACAAAGTGCCCATATCTGACTACTAACAAGTATATTCaatgaataagaaaaataatgcgTTAAATTGTCATAAATCTACTGAAATATTGTCTATTTAGGCAAGGAAAGTATATTTGTTAAAGCTTTAAattaaatgcaatgtttttgaATGCCAAAATACACTGTATTGTACGTATGTCATTCTATGATATACAGTTTTTTAACGATAGTGCAAGAAT of the Stigmatopora argus isolate UIUO_Sarg chromosome 10, RoL_Sarg_1.0, whole genome shotgun sequence genome contains:
- the LOC144083778 gene encoding L-amino-acid oxidase-like isoform X2, giving the protein MNRWTTSCETVPLLKASLSADHNKTTRLWTSISKMITNISLWKFIPIVLVGVVVFVVNGITVDPLFECLQDKDYNELLDIVERGLPATKNPQHVAIIGGGIAGLTAAKFLKDAGHKVTIIEASHRIGGRVETFRNSQEGWYAELGPMRIPSFQKILLSVASKLHIPLNRFIQDDLNTYFLLNGKLHKTSTVENNYDVFNYTLNESERGKSAAQLFSDTLWKVREDLKTSGCNAMLDKYDSYTVKEYLVKEGNLSQGALRMIGDILNENSLFYTSMVETLYLQSDINDNTEYFEVTDGFDHLTTTFYNILNATTFLNSKVKIINQLGGRNVIVTYQDQRTPDSLTNLTADYAIVTATAKAALFIDFQPPLSGDKMEALRSVHYASSTKVILSFRERFWEKEGIRGGKSITDRPSRFVYYPSHTFPGTDAGALLASYTCSDDSTLFQGVSEAELMDAVLDDLVKIHGEDIRSSFTGGLVKKWGLDAYSLGAFAIFTPYQGLYAKELFQNEGRVHFAGEHTALPHGWIETSIKSALRAAKNINGLTI
- the LOC144083841 gene encoding sorting nexin-19-like, with the protein product MAEMLGQRCLFGLGVLLAWLVLFHLLVNIWLLCVFTSLLVVLGGWLGSQAILESNHVIHLERFITLEKIHSSMEDEHDLDQEIHNSVRKIIRDFVSSWYSTVSSESGFEKEVEDAMISMFMELKSRAKQLDRKKLTQRVLEMFGCHLQDYLRAKELVAQQQLSPTTKGNDERRKMWLAYSKVTTPHCVMTSETVQVNYTRALVDLLLHILVPTPHLETGTGRFVVRELITCNVLLPLFDKLSDTDWLNLFLIDIIGSSNKYKEMSGEDNVDLSLPLPSVELELSLPQETTYKYQNNADVLHPDAQIESENDVGMVIPQHSMHDVEHSVVDSQQNNIEEETSQTLGNSPCGINLNLFYQENDSDLDSPSVDYRGGSIDSLVMIGQEDGLYDQQKECGSECSNGNDLKLLCLDQFDASCPAVSVNSETYGPTNGSLEKATGGTPMMSQENLESESSLPSVNQATGLPLVVEPIGSANDLTVMSPLHCTSPLTPFSFEPLSSPDGPIIIQNLRITGTITAKEHRGTGSHPYTLYTIKYETAMSCENLGHINPNSEDGDTLHSGFESPSTAQPVAYHMVNRRYSEFLNLQARVEERTELKKLIKGVKGPKKIFPDMPFGNMDSDRIEARKGMLETFLKHLCAIPEIANSEQMQEFLALNTDARIAFVKKPFIVSRIDKIVVNAIVDTLKTAFPRSEPQSPTEENEGEVDGGKVITDKKSKSRLKFSSKNIQFLNGSDIGQPVLFSLEQTNTMFNGMSLEDLQNFIYKQENLSVTSTPNCADSPIVPQYGHCQQDGTIGKESQGHAGTEAVGMELTDIALNILCVVLREQWSWLCTENIQRTIRLLFGTLIDSWLDVSVANLTSTRYWVHYLQVIQESVWPGGVLPALPQTERSQQEKDNTKKQALYCLMRLLPDLITDLLNSDKYKFSWQIVLESFQDPYINRHLVYGICDLLVEFLVPELPEQSFQRSLLQSLSKNPEKLLA
- the LOC144083778 gene encoding L-amino-acid oxidase-like isoform X1, producing MNTFDFFKGEESIMIQHLGFLGCLHLEFNCIKRQAQEVNLVMNRWTTSCETVPLLKASLSADHNKTTRLWTSISKMITNISLWKFIPIVLVGVVVFVVNGITVDPLFECLQDKDYNELLDIVERGLPATKNPQHVAIIGGGIAGLTAAKFLKDAGHKVTIIEASHRIGGRVETFRNSQEGWYAELGPMRIPSFQKILLSVASKLHIPLNRFIQDDLNTYFLLNGKLHKTSTVENNYDVFNYTLNESERGKSAAQLFSDTLWKVREDLKTSGCNAMLDKYDSYTVKEYLVKEGNLSQGALRMIGDILNENSLFYTSMVETLYLQSDINDNTEYFEVTDGFDHLTTTFYNILNATTFLNSKVKIINQLGGRNVIVTYQDQRTPDSLTNLTADYAIVTATAKAALFIDFQPPLSGDKMEALRSVHYASSTKVILSFRERFWEKEGIRGGKSITDRPSRFVYYPSHTFPGTDAGALLASYTCSDDSTLFQGVSEAELMDAVLDDLVKIHGEDIRSSFTGGLVKKWGLDAYSLGAFAIFTPYQGLYAKELFQNEGRVHFAGEHTALPHGWIETSIKSALRAAKNINGLTI